GAGCCTGGTCGCGCTGACTGCGCCGGAACTGGACGAGGCCTTCGAGGACTACTTCCGCCAGTCGGAGCAGCTGCCGACCCGCCTGCTGCTGGCGGCCGACCGCAACGGTGCCGCCGGCCTGCTGCTGCAGAAGCTGCCCGGCGACGAAGGCGACGAGGACGGCTGGGCCCGCGCCAGCGCCCTGTTCGAGACCCTGGGCAAGGCCGAACTGCTGGCGACCCCGGCCGAGCAGCTGCTGCACCGCCTGTTCCACGAGGAGCGACCGGAACTGCTGGGTGGCAAGCCGCTGTCCTTCGCCTGCTCCTGTTCGCGCGAGCGGGTGGCCGGCATGCTGCAGTCGCTGGGGGAAGAGGAGGCCCGTGCAGCCGCGGAGGACACCGGCGCCGTCGAGGTACGTTGCGAATTCTGCGGGCGCGAGTATCACTTTCCATTGACGGAGTTCGGCATACTGTTCCACGGCGCCCAGGGGGCTGTACCGGCGCCTGAACGACTTCAGTAAACGGCAGTCTTGTACCTGGGGAGGATCAAGGCTTGTTAAGAATTCATAAACACCCTAGGATCAAGTTCCCGTCCCCACGGGAACTTCCGTTGTCCGTCCCTGTCTGAACTGGTCCGATGCGTACCTACCTGCGTCTACCGCTGGCCCTGCTGATTGCCCTTGGCGCGATCACGGGCGTGCATGCGCAGAGCAAGGACACCCGCACCGTGCTGCCGGTGTGGAACAAGGGCAGCGGCAAGGTCGAGGCGCTGCTGTACCTGGAGCCGACCGGCGAACAGGCGGCCGGCGCCCGCTGGCATTTCGGACGCAATTCGCTGGATGCGGCCTTTGGCCTGTCCTCCGGCGATTCGCTGGGCCTGCTCTGCAACAGCAGCAGCGGTACCAGCATCAGCGGCCTGGCCAGCCATTGCATGCTGGCCAGCCTGGGCGACGAGGATGATCTGAACAGCCGTCGTTTCAGCGGTACCGCTGCGCTGAACCGCGGCAACAGCCGCCTGGGCATCACCGCCGGCACCGGCCGT
The sequence above is a segment of the Stenotrophomonas maltophilia genome. Coding sequences within it:
- a CDS encoding Hsp33 family molecular chaperone HslO, producing MTANSDSLIRFLLPDAGVRGVHVHLQATWQEILSHAAYPDAAAELLGEACVASALFTGHTKIDGRLSVQLRSSTALRTLFAECTAGGTLRGIAQLSEGADAPRDLSSLGDDAILAITIENPGLDPREPQRYQSLVALTAPELDEAFEDYFRQSEQLPTRLLLAADRNGAAGLLLQKLPGDEGDEDGWARASALFETLGKAELLATPAEQLLHRLFHEERPELLGGKPLSFACSCSRERVAGMLQSLGEEEARAAAEDTGAVEVRCEFCGREYHFPLTEFGILFHGAQGAVPAPERLQ